Proteins from one Juglans microcarpa x Juglans regia isolate MS1-56 chromosome 1S, Jm3101_v1.0, whole genome shotgun sequence genomic window:
- the LOC121246669 gene encoding protein MANNAN SYNTHESIS-RELATED 1 → MGVDLRQVVAAVLTLTMFVMLGNMIKRDHFDSVEEKFPGGARDVDLDMDEGAVSISRKSGGIWKEDGQQLKQCWNKPIQDDVELTDGFVTFSLTNGPEYHVSQITDAVVVARYLGATLVLPYIRGSKPGDERSFGDIYDVEKFIKSLDGVVRVAKDLPAKISKRNLAVVKVPNRVTEEFIVEHVEPVYKLKGNIRLATYFPSVNMKKSPKKGSSDSVACLAMFGTLQLQPEIQEVVDSMIERLRTLSRKTDGQFIAVDLRVDMLEKKNCHENGDAGTRSCYNAQEVAAFLRKMGFDKDTPVYLTESRWQSSLDTLKDLFPKTYTKESIMPADKRTKFLDSEGSEYEKVIDFYVCSESDVFVPAISGLFYSNVAGKRIVAGRTQILVPANIRESSASASGFITPYVSKKNHLAYSCFC, encoded by the exons atgggtgTGGACTTGAGGCAAGTGGTGGCTGCGGTTCTAACGTTGACCATGTTCGTGATGCTGGGAAACATGATTAAACGTGACCATTTCGATTCTGTTGAA GAAAAATTTCCTGGCGGAGCAAGAGATGTTGATTTGGATATGGATGAGGGTGCTGTTTCTATTTCTAGAAAGAGTGGGGGGATTTGGAAGGAGGATGGGCAACAACTGAAACAATGTTGGAATAAGCCGATTCAGG ACGATGTGGAGCTGACAGACGGGTTTGTCACTTTCTCATTAACTAATGGCCCTGAGTACCACGTCTCTCAG ATCACTGATGCAGTTGTGGTGGCAAGATATCTTGGTGCAACTCTCGTGCTTCCTTACATTAGAGGAAGCAAACCAGGTGACGAGAG GAGCTTTGGAGATATATATGATGTTGAGAAGTTTATAAAAAGTCTTGACGGGGTAGTTAGAGTGGCGAAAGATCTGCCTGCTAAAATATCAAAACGAAATCTTGCTGTTGTGAAAGTCCCTAATCGGGTAACAGAAGAGTTCATTGTAGAACACGTTGAACCAGTTTATAAGCTAAAGGGCAACATACGGCTGGCTACATACTTCCCCTCAGTGAATATGAAGAAGTCGCCCAAAAAAGGTTCCAGTGATTCAGTTGCGTGTTTGGCAATGTTTGGAACTTTGCAGTTGCAACCAGAGATTCAAGAAGTTGTTGACTCAATGATTGAGCGTCTAAGAACTTTGAGCCGAAAGACAGATGGTCAATTTATAGCCGTGGACTTGAGAGTTGAtatgttggagaagaagaatTGCCATGAAAATGGTGATGCTGGGACAAGAAGTTGTTACAATGCACAAGAGGTTGCTGCTTTTTTGAGGAAGATGGGATTTGACAAGGATACCCCCGTGTATTTGACTGAATCAAGGTGGCAAAGCAGCCTTGATACTCTCAAGGATCTCTTCCCTAAAACATATACAAAG GAAAGCATAATGCCTGCAGATAAAAGGACAAAGTTCTTAGATTCAGAAGGTTCTGAATATGAAAAGGTTATTGACTTCTATGTATGTTCTGAGAGTGATGTTTTTGTACCAGCCATCTCTGGTCTGTTCTATTCCAACGTGGCTGGTAAGAGAATTGTTGCCGGTCGGACTCAAATACTTGTTCCAGCCAATATTCGCGAGTCCTCTGCGTCTGCTTCTGGATTCATTACTCCCTATGTGTCCAAGAAGAACCACTTGGCCTATTCATGCTTTTGCTAG